Within Hydrogenophaga sp. PAMC20947, the genomic segment CCGCATTCGCCAGGTGATGGATCAGTTTGGCCTGATCGCTGACTCCCTGATCAAATTGCACCCCACCAGCACGGCGCTGGCCCAAGCCCTGGTGAAGGCTGTGGAGCAGGCGACGCGAGAGCGCAGCAGCACCATGGTGCGTCCTGAGTTGGCCATGGAAGTGGCCACGACCACGCTGTATCTGGAAGCGGCGTTCGAAGATTTCGATCCGAATGACCCTGGGTTCGTGCAGCGAACGCAGGCTTTGGCCAAACGGTTGGACGGCGTGATCCAGGGTGCCCAGGCCGAACCCCTGGACCCCTGGATGGAGCAGTTGTATCGCCGGGTTAGCGATCGCCAGACCATGGGCAGCGTGGTCGGTGAGCTCAAGATCTCCATGGGCGAGGCTGAGAAGTCGCTGGATCAGTTTTTCCGCATGCCTCAAGAAAAGGGTTGCCTGCATGTGGCCGCCGCCCAGTTGAGCCAGATGCGCGGCGTACTGTCGGTTCTGGGCCTGGATCAGGCGGTGCAGACGGTCAATCGAATGCGTCAGACCGTAGACGAAATTCTCGATACCGAAGTTGATGAGGCCAAGGCCCGCGAGGCCGGGACTTTCCAGGCTTTGGGCAATAACCTGAGTGCGTTGAGCTTCCTGATTGACATGCTGAACTACCAGCCAGCGCTGGCCAAGAAGCTGTTTGTATTTGACGAAGCGTCTGGTGAGTTGCGTCCATTGATGGGGCGTACCGCCCACATCATGCCGCCCACCTTGACCGAAGAAGCACGTGTCATCAGTGCGGGCGTACAACAGGTCGTGGCCGATGCCCAGGGTCCTGTGGACCTGGCCAACCTGAGCGATCAGCTGGGTAGCCTGGCAGACAAGGCTGCGTTGGCCGAGCAGACCGGCGTGGCCAAGGCCGCCCGCGACGCTGCCCAGGCTGTGATGAGCAACGATGCCGAGAGTGGCGCTCATGCGCTGGTGGGTTTGTCAGAAACAACGGGCTCACACGCTGAAGAACTCTCAACTTCCGTGTCGGTGGATGGGGGAGACGATGAGGATGATCTGCAAGACATCTTCCTGGAGGAAGCGCGAGAAGTCGTGACCGTCGGCCTGGAGGCGGTGGGCTTGCTCAGAGGCGATGCAAGTGACCTGGAGCAGCTCACCACTTTGCGGCGCGCATTCCACACCCTCAAAGGCAGTTCCCGCATGGTCGGACTCACCGAGTTTGGTGAGGGGGCCTGGGCACTCGAGCAGCTCTTCAACGGCGTCTTGGCGGAGCAAATTCCGGCCGAGGGCGCTTTGCTGACTTTGGCTCAGGAAAGCTTGATGGCGTTTGGCCGTTGGGCCGACGACATAGACCAAGGTGTGGATGCTCAATGGCGCGCCAAGCCCTTTGTTCAAGCCGCGGAAGCCTGGCGTGAGTCGGGCGTCTATCAGCCTCTGGACTTGCCTTCGTTGCAAGGCGAGACAGACGCCGACGCCGAAATCGCAGCCATGCCTGCGACAGGCGCACCAGAGGCAGGCAGCCTGGTTGACGGCGCGGCGGGCGGGGAAGCCGATGGCGCAATGGATGCCGATGCTTCGAATCGGCCTGACGCAGATGCGTCCGCCCAGGGCGATGAAACCCTCAGTGCTTCAGAGTCCTTGTCGACGGACACCGAAGACGAAATCGAGCTGGTCTCGCCACCCGAGATCACCATTGAGGTCGATGAACCGCTGGATGGGCTCGGTCTGGATGTTTCAGAAGGGTCCGACGGGACCTCGATGGTGCCGGTCGAAGAGCCCCAGGAGCTGCCAGAGGGCGAGCCCTGGGAGCGGGAGTTTGCCGAAACCGCAACCTCGAATCTTGAGGAGGTTCGTCCGCAAGACGGCAACCCGCTTGAGGAAGGCGCCGATCTGGAAGCCTTGCTGGAAGACCTGGATTTTTCTTCACCATCAGATGCGGCTGCGGATGAGCCGTCGAATTCGTCGATCACCGTTGACTCAGAGGACGAACTGCCGGCGCTCGACGCATCGGGGCAAGCCGACGTCGCTACAAACGAATTGTCCCCTGCGACCGATGTCTTGCCGTCCATGTTTGACGCCATTTCACTGGACCTGGACGACCTGCCACCGCTCGACGCCGAGGGAAAACACGAACCAAAAGCGGAGCCCGAAACCACCGAGGTGTCGACCGAATCAGCAGCCCCGCAGACTGGAATGCCGCTGGTGGAAGCCGCTGCGGCAGCTTCAGAGGAAGTCCCAGACGACCAAACGCGCCAGATTGGCCCCTTGCGCATTGGAATCAAACTCTACAACGTGTACCTCAATGAGGCAGACGAATGGTCGCGCCGATTGGTGAACCTGTTGGGCGAATGGCTGCTGGAACACCACGAACCCTTGCCCGATCAGGCCGAGGGCCTGGCCCACTCGCTGGCGGGCAGTTCTGCCACGGTGGGTTTTCAGCCCCTTTCTGGGATTTCCCGGGCCCTGGAGCACGCTTTGGGTGCCGTGGCTTTGCATCAAACCGACGGCACTGTCGCCACCCGTCCGCAGGCGCAGTTGTTTGTTGACTCGGCCGAAGACATTCGCCGGTTGTTGCACCAGTTTGCGGCCGGCTTCTACAAGGAGCCTCAGCCCGAGTTGCTGGAGGCTCTGGATCATCTGTTGCACGAGTTGCCCGCAGGCAGTGGTTCGGACCTCGACATTGAGCTGCTGTCCCAATGGGACGCAGAGGGCGCTTCTGCTCAAGACCCGGTGATTGACCGGGTAGACGACGCCGTGCCCTCTGCGTTTGCGCCGCCCGATTTCAATCGATCGAGCTATGTCGATGCGCCCACCGAGTTCGCGCCATTGCCCTCAGAGCCAGAAGTGTCTGGGCCAGTGCAGGATATCGATGACGACATCGATGTGATGGACACCATCGATGTGGATCTCTTCCCCATCTTTGCCGAAGAGGCGCTGGAGCTTTTGCCCAAACTGGGTGCTGCTCTGCGCCAATGGGTCGCTCGCCCGGACAACGCCAGTGCGCGCTCCGAAGTGCTGCGCAATTTGCACACACTCAAAGGCAGTGCCCGGTTGGCCGGCGCCTTGCGCTTGGGCGAAATGGCGCACCGCATGGAAACAGACGCTGAGCGTCTGGGATCCGATGTTCAAAGCAGTACAGACGTTGAGCCACTGCTGACGGCTTTTGATGCCTTGGTTGCACGCTTCGAATTGCTGCGGCGCATGGATCCCGAGGCGCAGGGGCTGGAGCCCGTGGCGGTGCCAGACCTGCCCACCCATGTGGTGTCGGTGGCGCCTGAACGTGCAATGCTGGATGGTGCGGCGTTTGTGCCGGACCCAGAGGTATCGGAAACGCCATCTGTGGTGCAGGCTGGGCCTGGGCTGACTGGGCTGTCATTGCCACAGGCTCCCAAAGCTGCGCTGGCGCGGGCGGGTGCTGCGGTGCGCGTGCGTCCAGAGCTGCTCGATCGCCTGGTCAACCAGGCTGGTGAGGTGATCACGACGCGTTCGCGGATGGAATCGGAAATGGTCACGGTACGAGGTTCACTCAAAGACCTCACCGGTAACCTGGATCGTTTGCGCCAGCAGTTGCGTGATCTGGAACTGCAGGCTGAAACCCAGATGCAATCCCGCTTGGCGCAGGCCCGGGACTCTGAGCTTTCGTTTGACCCGCTCGAATTTGACCGCTTCACGCGTGTTCAGGAACTGACCCGCATGATGGCGGAGTCGGTGAACGACGTGGCCACGGTGCAGCGCAACCTGCAGCGTGCGGTGGAAGTGACCGAAGATGGTCTGGTCGCCCAGGCGCGCCAGACGCGGGAGTTGCAGCGCGATCTGCTCCGCACCCGCATGGTGGAGTTTGAGGGTATTTCCGAGCGCCTGTACCGTGTGGTGCGGCAGGCTTCCAAGGAAACCGGCAAACAGGTTCGTCTGGACATCAGCGGTGGCCATATTGAAATGGACCGGGGTGTGCTGGACCGGATGACCGCAGCCTTCGAACACCTGTTGCGCAACAGCGTGGTGCATGGCATTGAGTCGCCCGAGGACCGTCTGGCCGCTGGCAAGTCGGCCGAAGGTGCGATCGACATTCGGCTGGCGCAGGAACTCAACGATGTGTCCGTGGTGTTCCAGGACGATGGTGCTGGTTTGAATCTGGTCCGCCTGCGCGAAAAAGCGCAGGCACAAGGCTTGGTGCCCAGCGGCGCAGTGCTCAGCGATGCCGAAGCCGCCCAGTTGGTGTTTACACCAGGGCTGAGCACCGCAGCCGAGGTGACATCTTTGGCCGGTCGTGGCGTGGGCATGGACGTGGTTCGAAACGACGTGGTCGCACTGGGTGGACGCATTGAGACGTCAACCCAGCCCGGCCAGGGCACAGAATTCAAGCTGGTGTTGCCGCTGACGACCGCCGTTACGCAGGTGGTGATGGTGCGAGCCGGCGGGTTGACTCTCGGGGTGCCCTCGACGCTGGTGGAGCTGGTCCGCCGTGTGAGTGCCAACGATCTGGCGCAAGCCTACGCCAAGAATACCCTCACGGTCGGGGACGAAGAGGTTCCTTTCTATTGGGCGGGGGCGTTGTTGCAGCTGTCGGCCCGCACGACAGAGCCGCAAGGCCGCACCTTGCCCGTGGTGATTTTCCGAAGCGCGGCACAGCGTGTGGCCATGCACGTCGACGAAGTGCTGGGCAACCAGGAAGTGGTGGTCAAGAACCTGGGTCCGCAGCTGTCTCGATTGCCTGGCCTGGCAGGGATGTCTGTGCTGGCTTCGGGCGCCGTGGCGTTGATCTACAACCCGGTGGCGCTGGCAACGGTGTACGGTGCCCGTGTCCAAAGTTGGCGAGATGAGCAGGTCAATGCGATCGCACAGATTGGAATGGCCGCTGGTTCGCCTGCGTATCCGGCCGTCGAGTCCATGCCCAGCGCGGTGCCGATGGTTCTCGTGGTCGACGACTCGATCACGGTGCGTCGCGTGACGCAGCGCCTGCTGCAACGCGAGGGTTACCGCGTGACGCTCGCAGCCGATGGTCTGCAGGCCCTGGAGCGTTTGCAGCAAGAGCTTCCGACCGTGGTGTTGTCCGACATTGAAATGCCGCGCATGGACGGCTTCGACTTGGTGCGCAACCTGCGGGCTGATCCGCGCCTGGCCAGCTTGCCTGTGATCATGATCACTTCGCGCATTGCCGAGAAACACCGCGAACACGCCAGGGAATTGGGTGTGGATCACTACCTGGGCAAGCCTTACTCGGAAGACGAGTTGCTGGCCTTGATTGGGCACTACGCCCAGCTGGCCGCGGACGCGAACGCCTGACGCCTGGCTGGCTGGCTAGGCGCCTGCGCGGCAGAGGATGCTCCTTCTGCCGCGCAGGTTCCTAGGTCGCCGCTTTTCGAGTGGCGGCTTGGCTGGTCGGCTTTTTGACCACGGCATAGCGGAGCAAGGTGCGCTCCCGTGCCTCGGCATGGTCGACGATGGGGCGGGGGTAGTTTTGGCCAAGGGTCAGCCCCCCTTCGGCGAGATCCAGTTCCCGAGCTTTCCAGGGGGCATGAATGGCTACATCGGGCATATTGGCGAGTTGAGGCAAGTAGCGCCGGATGAATTTGCCTGACGGGTCAAAGCGTTCGCTCTGGGTGACCGGGTTGAAAATGCGGAAATAGGGCTGTGCATCGCACCCGCTGGAACTGGCCCATTGCCAACCGCCATTGTTGGCCGCCAGATCAAAGTCGATCAGGTGGTCTGCGAAGTACTGTTCGCCCCAGCGCCAGTCAATCCCCAGGTCTTTCACCAGAAAACTGGCCACCACCATGCGCAGGCGGTTGTGCATGTAGCCGGTCTGGTTGATCTGCGCCATGGCGGCGTCCACCAGCGGGTAGCCGGTGCGGCCTTCGCACCAGGCGGCAAACAAAGACTTGGCGTGTTTGCCGTGTTCAAACTTGATCTGGTCGTATTCGGGCTTAAAAGCCTGTCCGACCACGTGCGGGTAGTTGGCGAGGACCTGGTGGTAGAAGTCGCGCCAGATCAGCTCGGACAGCCAGGTGCTGGCACCTTGCATGCCCTGCACATGCATGGCGTAGGCAACTGAAGCAACCTGGCGGATGGAGATGGTGCCAAAGCGCAGGTGCACGCTGAGGTAGCTGGGGCCCTTGACCGCAGGGAAGTCGCGGCTGGCGTGGTACCGGTCGATGCGTTCCGCAAAATCTTCGAACAGCTGGTGGGCACCCTGAGCCCCGGTGGGGACCTTGAGTTGGGACAGATTGGTGGTTTCAAAGCCCATGGCGCTCAAACTGGGCGCCGGAGCGTTCCAGGGCGCCCGCACCGGAGCGAGTGATTCCGCGTAGCGCGCGACCGGATAGGATTTCAGGTGAAACGGCTCCAGATTTTTGAGCCAGGCGTTTTTGTAGGGTGTGAAAACCCCGAACGCATGACCGGCCTGGGTGAGTACCTCGCGGCGCTCAAACACCACATGGTCCTTGTAGCCATGGAACATGATGCCCTGGTGGGCCAGGGCGCCCAGCACATGGGCATCCCGGGCATGGCTTGCCGGCTCATCGTCGTGATTGGCAAACACCGCCTGAACTTGCAGCGCCTGCGCCAATTCAGGAATGGCGTCCTGAGCACGTGCGTGGCGAACGATCAGGCCCACGCCTTTTGCGCCTTCGGCCCGGCCCAGCGCCTGCAGGCGGGTATCGAGCTCGGCCAGCGATCGGTGTATGAACTCCACCCGGCGGTCAGCCTGCAGCCCGCGTTCCAGCAGGCCATCGAGAATGTCGGTGTCGAACACAAACACACACCACACCTGTCGGCAGGCCTTGAGTGCGTGGTACAGAGCGGCGTTGTCTTCCGTTCGCAAATCGCGTCGGAACCACATCAGACCTTTGTCATAACTGTTCATGGCTGGGGGCGGCTTGGAGTGCTCAGAGGTGTTCATCGGCGCGACCAGGGTGGGCCGCTTAAAATCTGCTCATGCCTCCTGATTCTGACTCCATCAATCTGACCAATCATTTTTTGATTGCAATGCCCAGCCTCAGTGATGAGCTTTTCAGCCGCAGTGTGGTTTTCATGTGTGAACACAGCGAGCGTGGCGCGCTGGGCCTGGTGATCAACAAGCCCAGCGACATCCTGTTGCCCCGGCTGTTTGAAAAAGTCGATCTGCTCATGGGGCGCGACGACCTTCTGAATGTGCCGGTGTTCCAGGGTGGCCCAGTCCAGACCGAGCGGGGTTTTGTACTGCACGAAGCCATTGACTGCGGCGATGGTGAGTCGGTTTATGCCTCGACCCTCAGCATCCTTGGGGGCCTTGAAATGACGACCTCCAAGGACGTGCTGGAAGCCATGGCTGCCGGGGCCGGCCCCCGCAAGGTGTTTGTGACG encodes:
- a CDS encoding Hpt domain-containing protein; its protein translation is MLDSTNDRSPADTPLADLGPLAWVFDELRKSLEAANKAVKRFVRESEQSRQNDLEGADPASLRMARQQLHQAVGALEMVGLSAPAQVLRGMEAAVQRFVQRPQTCTDEAALTVERAGFALIEYLQAVLNNKLVQPLALFPQYRDVQTLAGAERVHPADLWTFENNRQEMAAPEVAKPMHPEPGLRAMFDKLVLLLAKTESPTASQQLARLCGGLSAGAEQPRVRTFWRVAAGFFEAVNQQRLPNDVYVKRAASRVLLQFAGVAKAKGNAEVSETLLRDLLFFCAQASMERPAPAPLLTAVREAFGLSQMRPLNYSVVTLGRFDPSVLAQARKRIGSAKESWSLFTGGDVNRIRQVMDQFGLIADSLIKLHPTSTALAQALVKAVEQATRERSSTMVRPELAMEVATTTLYLEAAFEDFDPNDPGFVQRTQALAKRLDGVIQGAQAEPLDPWMEQLYRRVSDRQTMGSVVGELKISMGEAEKSLDQFFRMPQEKGCLHVAAAQLSQMRGVLSVLGLDQAVQTVNRMRQTVDEILDTEVDEAKAREAGTFQALGNNLSALSFLIDMLNYQPALAKKLFVFDEASGELRPLMGRTAHIMPPTLTEEARVISAGVQQVVADAQGPVDLANLSDQLGSLADKAALAEQTGVAKAARDAAQAVMSNDAESGAHALVGLSETTGSHAEELSTSVSVDGGDDEDDLQDIFLEEAREVVTVGLEAVGLLRGDASDLEQLTTLRRAFHTLKGSSRMVGLTEFGEGAWALEQLFNGVLAEQIPAEGALLTLAQESLMAFGRWADDIDQGVDAQWRAKPFVQAAEAWRESGVYQPLDLPSLQGETDADAEIAAMPATGAPEAGSLVDGAAGGEADGAMDADASNRPDADASAQGDETLSASESLSTDTEDEIELVSPPEITIEVDEPLDGLGLDVSEGSDGTSMVPVEEPQELPEGEPWEREFAETATSNLEEVRPQDGNPLEEGADLEALLEDLDFSSPSDAAADEPSNSSITVDSEDELPALDASGQADVATNELSPATDVLPSMFDAISLDLDDLPPLDAEGKHEPKAEPETTEVSTESAAPQTGMPLVEAAAAASEEVPDDQTRQIGPLRIGIKLYNVYLNEADEWSRRLVNLLGEWLLEHHEPLPDQAEGLAHSLAGSSATVGFQPLSGISRALEHALGAVALHQTDGTVATRPQAQLFVDSAEDIRRLLHQFAAGFYKEPQPELLEALDHLLHELPAGSGSDLDIELLSQWDAEGASAQDPVIDRVDDAVPSAFAPPDFNRSSYVDAPTEFAPLPSEPEVSGPVQDIDDDIDVMDTIDVDLFPIFAEEALELLPKLGAALRQWVARPDNASARSEVLRNLHTLKGSARLAGALRLGEMAHRMETDAERLGSDVQSSTDVEPLLTAFDALVARFELLRRMDPEAQGLEPVAVPDLPTHVVSVAPERAMLDGAAFVPDPEVSETPSVVQAGPGLTGLSLPQAPKAALARAGAAVRVRPELLDRLVNQAGEVITTRSRMESEMVTVRGSLKDLTGNLDRLRQQLRDLELQAETQMQSRLAQARDSELSFDPLEFDRFTRVQELTRMMAESVNDVATVQRNLQRAVEVTEDGLVAQARQTRELQRDLLRTRMVEFEGISERLYRVVRQASKETGKQVRLDISGGHIEMDRGVLDRMTAAFEHLLRNSVVHGIESPEDRLAAGKSAEGAIDIRLAQELNDVSVVFQDDGAGLNLVRLREKAQAQGLVPSGAVLSDAEAAQLVFTPGLSTAAEVTSLAGRGVGMDVVRNDVVALGGRIETSTQPGQGTEFKLVLPLTTAVTQVVMVRAGGLTLGVPSTLVELVRRVSANDLAQAYAKNTLTVGDEEVPFYWAGALLQLSARTTEPQGRTLPVVIFRSAAQRVAMHVDEVLGNQEVVVKNLGPQLSRLPGLAGMSVLASGAVALIYNPVALATVYGARVQSWRDEQVNAIAQIGMAAGSPAYPAVESMPSAVPMVLVVDDSITVRRVTQRLLQREGYRVTLAADGLQALERLQQELPTVVLSDIEMPRMDGFDLVRNLRADPRLASLPVIMITSRIAEKHREHARELGVDHYLGKPYSEDELLALIGHYAQLAADANA
- a CDS encoding deoxyribodipyrimidine photo-lyase produces the protein MNSYDKGLMWFRRDLRTEDNAALYHALKACRQVWCVFVFDTDILDGLLERGLQADRRVEFIHRSLAELDTRLQALGRAEGAKGVGLIVRHARAQDAIPELAQALQVQAVFANHDDEPASHARDAHVLGALAHQGIMFHGYKDHVVFERREVLTQAGHAFGVFTPYKNAWLKNLEPFHLKSYPVARYAESLAPVRAPWNAPAPSLSAMGFETTNLSQLKVPTGAQGAHQLFEDFAERIDRYHASRDFPAVKGPSYLSVHLRFGTISIRQVASVAYAMHVQGMQGASTWLSELIWRDFYHQVLANYPHVVGQAFKPEYDQIKFEHGKHAKSLFAAWCEGRTGYPLVDAAMAQINQTGYMHNRLRMVVASFLVKDLGIDWRWGEQYFADHLIDFDLAANNGGWQWASSSGCDAQPYFRIFNPVTQSERFDPSGKFIRRYLPQLANMPDVAIHAPWKARELDLAEGGLTLGQNYPRPIVDHAEARERTLLRYAVVKKPTSQAATRKAAT
- a CDS encoding YqgE/AlgH family protein, with amino-acid sequence MPPDSDSINLTNHFLIAMPSLSDELFSRSVVFMCEHSERGALGLVINKPSDILLPRLFEKVDLLMGRDDLLNVPVFQGGPVQTERGFVLHEAIDCGDGESVYASTLSILGGLEMTTSKDVLEAMAAGAGPRKVFVTLGYASWGEGQLESEITENSWLTVEADPKLIFDAPVAERYDRAMALLGLQPWMLSPDAGHA